CGCGCTCGGCAGTCAAGTTTTGCCGCTGCTCTTCGGCTTTTGTTAATTGGGCTAAATAGTTCTGCCGTTCAGCAGCTAAGCTGTCCCGGCGGGCAACGAGTTTTGCCAGGTCACGTTCCATTAAACGCAGTTTATTCCGCTCATCCACTAATTGCTGAATATGCACGAACGTCTGTGCTTTACCTTGCTCTAATTCCTGTTCGGCCTGGTGAATGTCCATGACCAACTTTTCGTAATTCGTGTTGCTGGCGGCTAATGTTTCCTTGGCGGCAGCTAACTGGGTTTCCTTTGCAGCCAAAGTACTCTTTAGAAACGTTATTTTGGCATCAAGACCTTGTGCCGTATCCTCCAGACGAGTAATCTCTCGTGCTACCCGCTCACCTGACCGGTGTCCCTGTTCAATACGTTCCCTGAGAACGGCCAACTTGCCGTCAATCCGTTCCAATTCAGTTGCCGCCTGGCTAATTTGCTGATCAAGAATACTTTGCTGCTCGCTGTACCGGTTAATTTCATCGGTTAAACGCTCTTTTTCCGATTCACGCACTGATAATTGGGCAGCAGCAACGACTTCCTGCTCGGTTAGGGTCTCCTGCTCCAATCGGGCGCTCTCGGCCATTTTTGTCGCCCGTTCCAAACGATCCAGCAGCACAGTTACCTGACAAGAAATTAATTCCTGGCGAAGAACATTATAACGTTTTGTCCGCTCCGCACTCTCAGCTAGCGGACCGAGCTGATTATGAATTTCAGCGATTAAATCGTTAACGCGCACTAAATTTTGCTCTGTCTCCTCCAGCTTACGAAGAGCTTCTCGCTTACGATGTTTATACTTGGTAATCCCGGCTGCTTCTTCAAAAAAAAGTCGCCGTTCTTCTGCTTTAGCGTTTAGTACCTCGTCAATTTTGTTTTGGCCGATCACCGTCAAAGAGTCTCGACCTATCCCAACATCAAAAAGAAGTTCATGGATGTCCTTTAGGCGGCATGGCGCTTTATTAATATAATATTCACTGTCACCGGAGCGATAAACCCGGCGGGTAATTGTCACTTCGTTAAAATCAAGCGGCAAAGTGCCAGAACTATTATCAAAGACGAGTGAAACCTCGGCAACGCCAAGCGGCCGGCGTTTAGCGCTTCCGGCAAAAATGACATCTTCCACCTTTGCGCCCCGTAAGTTACGGATATTCTGTTCACCGAGCGCCCAGCGAATAGCATCAGTAATATTGCTTTTCCCGCTGCCGTTCGGGCCAACGATTGCCGTAATCCCGGGTCCAAATTCAACTTCTGTTTTATCGGCAAAAGATTTAAAACCGTATAATTCCAGTTTGCGTAAAAGCAAACCCAATCACCTACATTTGCAAATTACACCAAAATTGTAACACGGTGCACTATATTGTACAATAAAAAACCTGTTTGCGGTAGAGCAAACAGGCCCAAAGCAATGCTTGATACTGATATTAGCGAGGCTCAACAATAAACCGGATAGCTGTGCGTTCCTCGCCATCGATGGAAATCTCCGCAAAAGCAGGAATGGTAACAAGATCAATGCCATTCGGAGCAACAAAACCACGGGCAATAGCTATCGCCTTAATGGCCTGATTGACTGCCCCCGCGCCTACCGCTTGCACCTCGGCTGAACCTTTCTCTCTAAGAACAGCAGCAAGGGCGCCTGCTACAGATTTGGGATTTGATTGTGCGGATACTTTAAGCACTTCCATTACGCAACCTCCTTTGGTGTAAGGGCTTATGCTACAAAATATTCCGCACCCTTCCTAAAAATTCCTGCTTTGGGATTTTCAAGTATTAAGCAACATAAGCTTATTTAAAAGATATCTTTTTTGGTTTGTCTCGATAATGAGCTCACCTGGGATGTATCCGTCCGCCCGCAATACTATCCGCCCAAGCCGATACCGGTTGCGAAGCAAGGTAATATTTGTCCTTGCTATACCCCGCACTTTTGAGTGGTCGCGCGGATGATGATGGATTACGAACGTATCGGATGGGTACTTGCCGCATGTTTCTAAAAAAGAGACTAACATATAATAAAACAGGCGGCTTTCTACCATTTCTCCAAAGGCTGGATGAAACGGACCAGCAAGCACCGTGTCCGTGCTGGAAAGTTCCTCTGTCGCCTGTAGGCCAACGCGCACTACCTGAATATTACGGCTTTCAAAATACAGTTTTAAAAAGGCAGACCTGCGCACGGCCTCGTCTAATGTAAGCGGCGTATATTGTCCTCGGCGGTATAAAGCGGCAAGGTCCGTATCGGTGATAACAACCGCAGGATAAATTCGGACAAAAGACGGCGAAAGCCGCCCGACAGCAACGGCAGTGCGCAATAGGCTTGGCCAGTCTTCTCCCGGAAGCCCTGGCATTAGCTGCAAACCGCAAGTAACACCGGCCGCCTTAATGATTTGTACCGCCTTAACGACAGCAGCGGCGTCATGTCCTCTTGCCGCAGCAGCCAAAACAGCGTCATCCAACGACTGAACCCCTAATTCAATGGTACTGACGCCAAAGCGGACAAGATTATCGACAATTTCTAAACTAATGCAGTCCGGCCGCGTAGATACCCGGATAGCCTGAATACGGCCATTGCGCAAGGCTTCACTGGCCGGCTGCAGCAGGGCGCGCTGCACCGCCGGTGATAAGGCCGTAAAACTGCCGCCGTAAAAAGCTACTTCCACATACCGCGGCAAGGTAAGACGAGCTAAGTGGATAGCAATAATCTTACCTACTTCTTCGGCAGTAACCGACGTCTCCACCCCGGTAATTTTCCGTTGATTGCAAAATATACAGCGGTGATGGCAGCCATAGTGCGGAATGAAGATTGGAATAATATAATGTTTCATGACTTCTTCCTGTTCTGGCAAAATAGGCGGCCCTAAGCCGCCTATTAGTCCAAACTATTGAGCTTCTTTAACTTTTGCAGCGCTTCTTTCGCGGCGTTTTGCTCAGCTTCCTTCTTATTTTTGCCGCTCCCGGCGCCCAAATGTTGGTGGTTGACGAGCACACTAACCTCAAAAGTCTTGTTATGGTCAGGTCCGTATTCAGCAACTACCTCATAGGAGATTTTGCACTCGCCCGCCTGTTGAACTACTTCTTGAAGCACCGTCTTGTAATCGTAAAAAACATAATCGCCGCGCCAAATCAATGCCAAATCTTCATGGAGATGGTTTAGGACAAAATTGGTCGCGGCGCTAACCCCGCCGTCCAGGTAGATGGCACCAATAACAGCCTCAAAAGCATCGGCAAGAATGGATGTGCGCTCACGCCCTCCCGAAACGGCCTCACCTTTTCCCAGCAGTAAATACTTGCCTAAGCCCAAACGGGAAGCGCACTGAGCAAGACTGGGTTCACAAACCAATCTTGCCCGCGCTTTCGTTAGTTCTCCTTCCGGCAGTTCGGGAAAGTTGCGGTACAGATATTCGCTAATGATAAGCTCCAACACGGCATCACCGAGAAACTCCAGCCGTTCGTTATGCTCTACACCGCCCTTGACTTCATTAGCATAGGAGGTATGAACTAATGCTTGGTGCAGTAAACCTAGATCGTTAAAACTTATACCCAAGCTGGCAGCCAAGTCCCGAAGAGCGTCTTCGCGCCGCCGGTCAAGCGGTCCTGCCATTTGCACTATCCTTTATATTTTTTTAAGAGTATGGTAGCGTTATGACCACCGAAACCAAAGGAATTGGAAATAGCCACATTGACGACGCGCTCACGGGCTTTATTGGGCACATAGTCCAAGTCAAGTTCGGGGTCAGGATTTTCATAGTTAATGGTTGGAGGAATTAAATCGTTGGCAACTGTCAAAACAGTAGCAATCGCTTCAATAGCCCCGGCCGCACCAAGCAAATGTCCGGTCATGGATTTAATCGAACTTATGGCTAGCTTATAGGCATGGTCGCCAAAAAGAGTTTTGATAGCGAACGTTTCATTTTTATCGTTAAGCGGCGTAGAAGTGCCATGGGCGTTAATATAGTCAACCATTTCAGGGGTCAAACCCGCATCTTTAATAGCCATAGCCATACATTTGGCTGCCTGCGCGCCTTCTGGGGCAGGAGCGGTGATGTGGTAAGCATCGGCATTAAATCCATAGCCGGCTATTTCGGCATAAATCCGGGCTCCGCGCGCCAAAGCATGGTCTAAGGATTCTAAAATGAGAATACCGGCGCCTTCGCCCATAACAAAGCCGTCACGATCGCGGTCGAAAGGACGCG
Above is a window of Thermosinus carboxydivorans Nor1 DNA encoding:
- the rnc gene encoding ribonuclease III; protein product: MAGPLDRRREDALRDLAASLGISFNDLGLLHQALVHTSYANEVKGGVEHNERLEFLGDAVLELIISEYLYRNFPELPEGELTKARARLVCEPSLAQCASRLGLGKYLLLGKGEAVSGGRERTSILADAFEAVIGAIYLDGGVSAATNFVLNHLHEDLALIWRGDYVFYDYKTVLQEVVQQAGECKISYEVVAEYGPDHNKTFEVSVLVNHQHLGAGSGKNKKEAEQNAAKEALQKLKKLNSLD
- a CDS encoding elongator complex protein 3, with the translated sequence MKHYIIPIFIPHYGCHHRCIFCNQRKITGVETSVTAEEVGKIIAIHLARLTLPRYVEVAFYGGSFTALSPAVQRALLQPASEALRNGRIQAIRVSTRPDCISLEIVDNLVRFGVSTIELGVQSLDDAVLAAAARGHDAAAVVKAVQIIKAAGVTCGLQLMPGLPGEDWPSLLRTAVAVGRLSPSFVRIYPAVVITDTDLAALYRRGQYTPLTLDEAVRRSAFLKLYFESRNIQVVRVGLQATEELSSTDTVLAGPFHPAFGEMVESRLFYYMLVSFLETCGKYPSDTFVIHHHPRDHSKVRGIARTNITLLRNRYRLGRIVLRADGYIPGELIIETNQKRYLLNKLMLLNT
- a CDS encoding stage V sporulation protein S → MEVLKVSAQSNPKSVAGALAAVLREKGSAEVQAVGAGAVNQAIKAIAIARGFVAPNGIDLVTIPAFAEISIDGEERTAIRFIVEPR